In Phaseolus vulgaris cultivar G19833 chromosome 10, P. vulgaris v2.0, whole genome shotgun sequence, a single genomic region encodes these proteins:
- the LOC137816720 gene encoding uncharacterized protein has protein sequence MSEGSDRKEGMPFYLGAFLVVALEWRAQARNAVLQAQTLQALETRVTALEEKKTLRRQNEAYQTTLKQTQESKAEAEEQLAEAVELQADFYAREVALKVQVTSLQDIVEAYEEVQKDLKARCCEQADEVERMEKEMATQAKAMGLLQVDYDKLQVEVSRLRVEKEALEKQVTSGDATIEELEKDKKTLIQDMAGTFEEGFQKALAQAVCMNPGIDISNCDSTHHIVDGKVVPLEMDD, from the coding sequence ATGTCAGAGggctccgacaggaaggagggcatgcctttctacttgggggccttcttggtggtggcccttgaatggcgcgcccaggccagaaacgctgttctgcaagctcaaaccctccaggccttggaaacaagggtaacTGCCCTGGAGGAAAAGAAGACTCTGCGACGCCAAAACGAAGCTTACCAAACCACTCTGAAGCAgacgcaagagtccaaagcagaggcTGAAGAACAACTGGCCGAGGCggtggagctccaggctgacttctacgctcgggaagtcgccctcaaAGTTCAGGTAACGAGCCTTCAAGACATAGTCGAAGCTTACGAAGAAGtccaaaaggacttgaaggccCGCTGCTGTGAGCAAGCTGATGAAGTGGAGCGGATGGAAAAGgaaatggctacccaggccaaagctatgggccttctccaggttgactacgacaaactgcaagTCGAGGTCAGCCGactccgcgtggagaaggaggctttggagaagcaggtaacttctggggacgccaccattgaggagctagagaaggacaaaaagaccctcatccaggacatggcgggcactttcgaggagggattccagAAGGCTCTGGCCCAAGCTGTCTGCATGAATccggggatcgacatttccaactgcgattccactcaccacattgttgatggaaaagtCGTGCCCCTGGAGATGGACGATTGA